The Pieris rapae chromosome 11, ilPieRapa1.1, whole genome shotgun sequence nucleotide sequence AAGATCTGTGTTGTTGAAAGAAGTATAAACAATGTCCGACTCTTTCTACCAACGTTTATAAGTTGCGGTTACTGCTAAGTGCTTACTGGTTATCGGTTAGTATTTAGTAGTTTGACAATTAGGCTTTTGGCgggaacttttttttttacagacttGCAATATCCGTAACAGTCTATAGGTGAACATTTTAGCAACCAATACATAGATAATCAAATTCGATCGAAATTCTTCCAATAATTTAAAGAGAGTTAAATAACTTCTTTTGAACATTGTTACTTATGGCGGAAAGATTAAACAAGCACTCAGGTGAATGgtgttattaaatcttaataaagtATACCCTTGGtgcacaaataataaaataactttaaaagcaACATCGTCATAATCTAAATTCTAAGAACAAGATTTTAAGCTAAATGAATTggatttaaacatattatggtCGATTAGGacaagaataatattaatatatttgtttctgGTAAGCCTGTGCCCGCTACAAAATTTGACAAATGTTATCTATACCGGCTTATCTATACTGTATTTCAGATTTTAAGTTTATCGGTTCTTAATCTGTGTTTAatcattaatgtttatttattgttgtcaCATCACACATGgttgtattttgtaaatttgtaatatttaattgttgaaAGTGCTTAGTGCACTGTTATGTctttcacaaataaaataaatggcaGAAAATAGACTAGGGTTTCTGTACAAAGCTGCTGCCGTACTGGCGCAAAcggaaaataaaagttatgatATCCTCAGAAGCCACTACTTGTATGTTTTCCCTGAAACTGAATTCACTTGAGTCTTGAAGAGGGTTTAAAATAATGGAAAACTATTCCTTTTTAGGATGAGGTGTCCTGAACTAAGATCTTCTAAACAAATTTCTAGTGGTCGTTTAAGTAAGGAAAGGTGTTCTTATTGCTGTTTGGCATGGAAAAAAGATGCAAAATTAAGGGTACAAAATGATGTCCACAAACTGATTACTCTATAATTTCATAATGCAGCAGTGTTtgtttatcatatttttttcaggtaaATCCTATGAAGTTGTCTAGAAGGCAGAAAAAAAGACTGAAGTCTAAAAAGGACAATACTCAATATAATTCAAAGCAAGTGGTATGTTTCATAATTGTATGTGTTACTTGATATtggtgttaggttttttttaatataaaaatatctatcattGGAAAGTAACTGGCACAATCATATAATTAGTGCAGATTGgttagtttatttgttttttttttacaggaaAGAATATGTTCTTTGTGTGGCCATACATCTGTAGTGCATGTTCTCAAATTAGATGAGAAAATAGAAAGTGATATTTCAATAGTAGTAAAGGATGAAAtaacaaagaaacaaataaaagaaaaaagggaTCCTAAACTGAGACCTTTAAATGTGTACACTAACATTAGAGAAgtgttttcaataaaaaatgagaACAATAAGATTACACCAGAGATAGTTCCATCAAAAATTAGAAACAACAAAAGGAAAAAAGACAGATTTGCTGGTTTGTGTCAAAAAGCTGTAATGGATGCtg carries:
- the LOC110998694 gene encoding uncharacterized protein LOC110998694, encoding MAENRLGFLYKAAAVLAQTENKSYDILRSHYLMRCPELRSSKQISSGRLSKERCSYCCLAWKKDAKLRVNPMKLSRRQKKRLKSKKDNTQYNSKQVERICSLCGHTSVVHVLKLDEKIESDISIVVKDEITKKQIKEKRDPKLRPLNVYTNIREVFSIKNENNKITPEIVPSKIRNNKRKKDRFAGLCQKAVMDAAKRKNEDEKKNTLNLFLKPSSLS